The following coding sequences lie in one Silvanigrella aquatica genomic window:
- a CDS encoding transposase: protein MVKKKSVKSQYSLEFKNQVLEVLENSPKSMAQIAREFEVSYPTLNSWKRSIGEKENSNIKKNSDELKKLKREYELLKKENEILKKAASFFAKQLD from the coding sequence ATGGTAAAGAAGAAATCAGTTAAAAGTCAATATTCTCTTGAGTTTAAAAACCAAGTCCTTGAAGTCTTAGAAAATAGCCCTAAAAGCATGGCTCAGATAGCTAGGGAGTTTGAGGTTTCCTACCCCACTCTGAATAGCTGGAAGCGTTCTATTGGCGAAAAGGAAAATTCAAATATAAAGAAAAACTCTGACGAATTGAAAAAGCTAAAGCGAGAATACGAGCTTTTAAAAAAGGAAAATGAAATCCTAAAAAAGGCGGCAAGCTTCTTTGCAAAGCAACTCGATTAA
- a CDS encoding recombinase family protein — MRVSKADGSQSLDLQKDALLKVGVLEAQIYHDYASGKKDDRPGLKNCLKALRKDDTLIVWKLDRLGRDLRHLVNTVHDLTSQNIGFKVLTGHGAAIDTTTPTGKLTFGIFAALSEFEREVIRERTLAGLESARKRGRNGGHPYKMTPAKLRLAMDSLGKPETKIGSLCKELGITKQTLYRHVSPNGELREDEKRLF, encoded by the coding sequence CTGCGTGTTTCAAAAGCAGATGGCTCACAGAGCTTAGATTTGCAAAAAGATGCTTTGTTGAAAGTTGGGGTGCTGGAAGCTCAAATTTATCATGATTATGCTTCAGGAAAAAAGGACGACCGACCAGGATTGAAAAATTGCCTTAAAGCTCTAAGAAAAGATGATACTTTAATCGTTTGGAAATTAGACCGCTTAGGGAGAGATCTCAGGCATCTTGTAAATACAGTTCATGATCTGACTTCTCAAAATATTGGGTTTAAAGTTTTAACTGGCCATGGTGCTGCAATTGATACAACGACTCCCACTGGAAAATTAACATTCGGAATATTTGCAGCTCTTTCGGAATTTGAGCGTGAAGTAATTCGAGAACGCACATTAGCAGGCTTGGAATCAGCAAGAAAAAGAGGACGTAATGGTGGACATCCATATAAAATGACTCCTGCAAAACTTCGACTTGCTATGGATTCTCTAGGTAAACCTGAAACAAAAATAGGATCTCTGTGTAAAGAGCTTGGGATTACAAAACAAACATTATACAGACATGTTTCACCAAATGGAGAATTACGTGAAGATGAAAAAAGACTATTTTAG
- a CDS encoding IS3 family transposase, translating to MLEKLNYPILLLCKVMCVSKSGFYKWLECKDKNHQFEFSLEEEIKKIHTSSRSTYGRRRILSTLKKSFIKVEKKRISKIMKKLNLNGVGKPKFKTTTKVDRQAIHFPNLISGDFTSYKPNELWTSDITYIPTKEGWVYLCIILDTFSRAIIGWSMQDNLKREIVLNSLNMAYKKRSHFPNGIIFHSDKGSQYSSKEVRKYLKLNHFHQSMSNSCYENSITETFFSTLKKELVHRCNFLTRKEAKSSIIEYIEVFYNRIRAHSALDYLAPLEYEKNYEI from the coding sequence TTGCTAGAGAAGCTTAATTATCCTATTCTTTTACTTTGCAAAGTAATGTGCGTTTCTAAAAGTGGATTTTATAAATGGCTTGAATGTAAAGATAAAAATCATCAATTTGAGTTTAGCCTTGAAGAAGAAATAAAAAAAATACATACTTCTTCAAGGAGTACATATGGAAGACGGCGAATTTTATCAACACTTAAAAAGTCATTTATTAAAGTTGAAAAAAAACGAATATCCAAGATTATGAAGAAACTAAATCTGAATGGGGTCGGCAAACCTAAATTTAAAACAACAACAAAGGTTGATAGGCAAGCGATACATTTTCCGAATTTAATTTCAGGGGATTTTACTTCCTATAAGCCCAACGAACTTTGGACCAGCGATATTACTTATATTCCAACGAAAGAAGGCTGGGTTTATTTGTGCATAATATTGGATACTTTTTCAAGAGCAATAATTGGTTGGAGCATGCAAGATAATCTAAAAAGAGAAATTGTTTTGAATTCACTAAACATGGCATACAAAAAAAGATCTCATTTTCCAAATGGAATAATTTTTCATAGTGACAAAGGATCACAATATTCAAGTAAAGAAGTTAGAAAATATTTAAAATTAAATCATTTTCATCAAAGCATGAGCAATAGCTGCTATGAGAATTCTATTACAGAAACATTTTTTTCCACTCTAAAAAAAGAATTGGTACATCGATGCAATTTTCTTACTAGAAAAGAAGCAAAATCTTCGATTATAGAATATATTGAGGTGTTTTATAATCGAATTCGTGCGCACTCTGCCCTTGATTATCTTGCACCATTAGAGTATGAAAAAAATTATGAAATTTAA
- a CDS encoding AAA family ATPase: protein MILNKVIIRKYKQIKHTSLDISEINILIGANNSGKISILQALQFSIGCAKSIKLHALKLQSGSYTISIDELLYIPTSDIFSLGNGRILSENSNPINVKLFAV, encoded by the coding sequence ATGATTTTAAATAAAGTAATAATAAGAAAATATAAACAAATAAAACATACATCACTTGATATTTCTGAAATAAATATATTAATAGGTGCGAATAATTCAGGGAAAATCTCCATCCTTCAAGCTCTCCAATTTTCAATTGGTTGTGCTAAGTCAATTAAACTGCATGCTTTAAAACTCCAATCAGGCTCTTATACTATTTCTATTGATGAGCTTTTATATATTCCTACTTCTGATATTTTTTCCTTAGGAAACGGAAGGATTTTAAGTGAAAATAGTAACCCAATTAATGTTAAATTATTCGCCGTCTAA